The stretch of DNA GCGAGCCTCGAAGCGGGCCACGCGGCCGCCGGTGTCGAGGATCTTCTGCTTGCCGGTGTAGAACGGGTGGCATGCGCTGCAGACGTCGGCGCGAATGACGCCGTCGGTCTTGGTGCTGCGGGTGGTGAACGTGGCGCCGCAGGTGCAGGTGACCTGGGTCTCCACGTAGGTCGGGTGGATGTCAGCCTTCATGGTGTCCTCATCTCTTGGGGTGCCGGGTCGCCTTCGCGGACTGCGAGACGTGAACCGGAACCGACGGGCAATCTTACGAACAACGACCGCCGCCCACCAATTCCCTCGCGGGTCCGATGTGCGGCGGCCGTCGCTCGCGCGGGCCGAGAACGGTCAGTCGCCGTCGGTGCCCGGCGTCGTCTTCTGCACCTGCATCAGGAACTCGACGTTGCTGTGCGTCTTCTTCAGCCGCTCGAGCAGCAGCTCGAGGGCCTGCTGGCCGTCGAGTCCGGAGAGGACGCGACGCAGCTTCCAGATGATCGCCAGCTCCTCCTTGCTCACCAGCAGCTCCTCGCGGCGGGTGCCGGACTGGATGGCGTCGATCGCCGGGAAGAGGCGCTTCTCGGCGAAGTCGCGACGCAGCCGGATCTCCATGTTCCCGGTGCCCTTGAACTCCTCGAAGATCACCTCGTCCATCTTCGAGCCCGACTCGATCAGCGCGGTGGCCAGGATCGTCAGGGAGCCGCCGTTCTCGATGTTGCGGGCGGCGCCGAAGAACTTCTTCGGCGGGTAGAGCGCGGCCGAGTCGACACCGCCGGAGAGGATCCGCCCACTGGCCGGGGCGGCCAGGTTGTAGGCGCGACCCAGGCGGGTGATGCCGTCGAGCAGTACCACGACGTCGTGGCCCAGCTCGACCAGGCGCTTGGCCCGCTCGATCGCCAGCTCGGCGACGATGGTGTGGTCGCTGGCCGGACGGTCGAAGGTGCTGGAGATGACCTCGCCCTTGACCGAGCGCTGGAAGTCGGTGACCTCCTCGGGCCGCTCGTCGACCAGGACGACCATCAGGTGGCACTCGGGGTTGTTGATCGTGATCGAGTTGGCGATCGACTGCATGATCATCGTCTTGCCGGCCTTCGCCGGCGAGACGATGAGGCCGCGCTGGCCCTTGCCGATCGGCGCGGCGATGTCGATGACCCGACCGATCATGTTGGCCGCGTCGGTCTCCATCCGCAGCCGCTCGTTGGCGTAGAGCGGCGTCAGCTTGGCGAAGTCGACCCGGCTCGCGGCCTGCGCCGGGTCGGTCCCGTTGACGCTGTCGATGCGGACCATCGGGTTGAACTTCTCCTTGCGCTCGCCCTCGCGGGGCTGGCGCACCTGGCCGACGATCGCGTCGCCACGGCGCAGGCCGAGCTTGCGCACCATCGACAGCGAGACGTAGACGTCCTCGGGGCCCGGCAGGTAGCCGCTGGTGCGCACGAAGGCGTAGTTGTCGAGGACGTCGAGGATGCCGGCGGCCGGCACGAGGACGTCGTCGTCGCGGACCTCGGTGTCGAAGTCCCCCCGTACGGCGCCGGCCGGACGGTTGCGCTCACGGTCGCGACCGCGCCGACGGCGATTGCGACGGCTGCCG from Nocardioides sp. BP30 encodes:
- the rpmE gene encoding 50S ribosomal protein L31 — its product is MKADIHPTYVETQVTCTCGATFTTRSTKTDGVIRADVCSACHPFYTGKQKILDTGGRVARFEARYGKKNK
- the rho gene encoding transcription termination factor Rho, giving the protein MTETIESTEAAPKKKAAGGLNSMLLADLKAMASGMGIAGSGSMKKAQLVEAIKDAQGSRPTQRATQRPARARAEKPEKPEKSASTDEQASSEQPAAVEKPARTRAARSGRGVEAAAAAGETTAAATAPTATPSGDGANEGSATGETRPRRERQRKPKADAAASSSGTEGRTDAPVESRSAGERESGHDDGQHDEGPQRERQSRQNQNRTQGHGQGQSQSRASGERAGNQHHQGNQGNQGTQGNQGTQGTQGNQDNQGSAHNAANNAANNNAAGDVDGDGSRRNRRRRGRDRERNRPAGAVRGDFDTEVRDDDVLVPAAGILDVLDNYAFVRTSGYLPGPEDVYVSLSMVRKLGLRRGDAIVGQVRQPREGERKEKFNPMVRIDSVNGTDPAQAASRVDFAKLTPLYANERLRMETDAANMIGRVIDIAAPIGKGQRGLIVSPAKAGKTMIMQSIANSITINNPECHLMVVLVDERPEEVTDFQRSVKGEVISSTFDRPASDHTIVAELAIERAKRLVELGHDVVVLLDGITRLGRAYNLAAPASGRILSGGVDSAALYPPKKFFGAARNIENGGSLTILATALIESGSKMDEVIFEEFKGTGNMEIRLRRDFAEKRLFPAIDAIQSGTRREELLVSKEELAIIWKLRRVLSGLDGQQALELLLERLKKTHSNVEFLMQVQKTTPGTDGD